The genomic stretch CGGAGACGCTGCTGCCCGCAGACCCGCAGCGGGCGAGCCCGCCGGGAGCCCGgcgccccccgcccgcgcccctcctcccgctgctctgctccctgctccctcgcGAGCCGGCCGGCGCGCCTGACGTGGACCATTAACTTGGAGCTGccgcctctcccctctctcctcctccctctgacaggcACAGGCGAGCGAGAGCAGCGCGGTGCAGGAGACgcactgctggctgctgggggagATGCCTCCTCGCCAGGAGGGCACCTCTGGGAAGAAGCCCACCGCGGGGGAGGCAAAGTTTCAGGGCAGCTGAGGAGCCTTCCCCGCAGCCCTTCCAGCCCTGTCCACCCCCTGGCTATGGAGGGCGGACTCTAAGATGAATCCCGACCTGGACACCAGCCACAACACATCAGCACCTGCCCACTGGGGAGAGTTGAAAAATGCCAACTTCACTGGCCCCAACCAGACCTCCAACAACTCCAGACTGCCCCAGCTGGACATCACCAGGGCCATCTCCGTGGGCATGGTGCTGGGCGCCTTCATCATCTTTGCCATCGTAGGCAACATCTTAGTCATCTTGTCTGTGGCCTGCAACCGTCACCTGCGGACACCCACCAACTACTTCATCGTCAACCTGGCCATCGCCGACCTGCTGCTAAGCTTCACCGTGCTGCCCTTCTCGGCTGCCCTGGAGGTGCTGGGCTACTGGGTGCTGGGCCGGATCTTCTGTGACATCTGGGCCGCCGTGGACGTCCTGTGCTGCACGGCCTCCATCCTGAGCCTGTGCGCCATCTCCATCGATCGCTACATCGGCGTGCGCCATTCTCTGCAGTACCCCACGCTTGTCACCCGGAGGAAGGCCATCTTGGCGCTCCTCAGTGTCTGGGTCTTGTCCACAGTCATCTCCATCGGGCCTCTCCTTGGGTGGAAGGAGCCAGCACCCAACGATGACAAGGAATGCGGGGTCACCGAAGAACCCTTCTACGCCCTCTTCTCCTCGCTGGGCTCCTTCTACATCCCTCTGGCTGTCATTCTGGTCATGTACTGCCGGGTCTACATAGTTGCCAAGAGGACCACCAAGAACCTGGAGGCCGGAGTCATGAGGGAGATGTCCAACTCCAAGGAGCTGACCCTGAGGATCCACTCTAAGAACTTTCACGAGGACACTCTCAGCAGTACCA from Eptesicus fuscus isolate TK198812 chromosome 6, DD_ASM_mEF_20220401, whole genome shotgun sequence encodes the following:
- the ADRA1B gene encoding alpha-1B adrenergic receptor codes for the protein MNPDLDTSHNTSAPAHWGELKNANFTGPNQTSNNSRLPQLDITRAISVGMVLGAFIIFAIVGNILVILSVACNRHLRTPTNYFIVNLAIADLLLSFTVLPFSAALEVLGYWVLGRIFCDIWAAVDVLCCTASILSLCAISIDRYIGVRHSLQYPTLVTRRKAILALLSVWVLSTVISIGPLLGWKEPAPNDDKECGVTEEPFYALFSSLGSFYIPLAVILVMYCRVYIVAKRTTKNLEAGVMREMSNSKELTLRIHSKNFHEDTLSSTKAKGHNPRSSIAVKLFKFSREKKAAKTLGIVVGMFILCWLPFFIALPLGSLFSTLKPPDTVFKVVFWLGYFNSCLNPIIYPCSSKEFKRAFLRILGCQCRARRRRRRRRRLGNCAYTYRPWTRGCSLERSQSRKDSLDDGGSCLSGSQRTLPSASPSPGYLGRGAAPPPVELCAYPEWKAPGALLSLPEPPGHCGRRDSGSLFTFKLLAEPESPVTEGDASSGGCEAAADVANGQPGFKTNMPLAPGPS